The following proteins are encoded in a genomic region of Cellulomonas sp. ES6:
- a CDS encoding TetR/AcrR family transcriptional regulator, with amino-acid sequence MTSGPARRRRGQALEDAILEAAWDEVVEAGFANLTMESVAARARTGVAVLYRRWANKVELVLAATEHNRRAHPVELPDTGTLRGDLLALLGGMGRARSSIFPVGAAIATSGLLAGSDMTPRQMRASILGDQALSDHARTVYQRAHDRGEIDLRRIPLAVLTLPSDLVRHDIFMDLGPVGPERLRAIVDDVFLPLARSYSQGQGAGDADTGGR; translated from the coding sequence GTGACCTCCGGACCCGCCCGTCGCCGCCGCGGCCAGGCGCTCGAGGACGCGATCCTCGAGGCCGCGTGGGACGAGGTCGTCGAGGCCGGCTTCGCGAACCTGACCATGGAGTCCGTGGCGGCCCGGGCACGGACCGGTGTCGCGGTGCTGTACCGCCGCTGGGCGAACAAGGTCGAGCTGGTGCTCGCCGCGACCGAGCACAACCGCCGCGCCCACCCCGTCGAGCTGCCCGACACCGGGACGCTGCGCGGGGACCTGCTCGCCCTGCTCGGAGGCATGGGCCGGGCCCGGTCCTCGATCTTCCCCGTCGGTGCCGCCATCGCGACCTCGGGTCTGCTGGCCGGCAGCGACATGACGCCACGGCAGATGCGCGCGTCGATCCTGGGCGACCAGGCGCTGTCCGACCACGCCCGCACCGTGTACCAGCGCGCGCACGACCGCGGCGAGATCGACCTGCGTCGCATCCCGCTGGCCGTCCTCACGCTCCCGTCGGACCTGGTGCGCCACGACATCTTCATGGACCTCGGGCCGGTCGGGCCGGAGCGGCTGCGCGCGATCGTCGACGACGTGTTCCTGCCGCTCGCGCGGAGCTACTCGCAGGGGCAGGGCGCGGGCGACGCCGACACCGGAGGTCGCTGA
- a CDS encoding NAD(P)H-binding protein, with the protein MSVLVVGASGAVGGLVVAGLLERGEQVRATSRDPRRLALPPHVGTFTADLDDPASFGPALEGVERVFLYADLHDPEALVAQLARAGVRHVVLLSSSAVTEPGAEEDYNGSRFLRVERAIDAAGLDRTFLRPGGFAGNAARWSWGVRADSAVPLPYPEAVQAPVHEADIADVAVLALTGDTLVGAAPVLTGPERLTLREQVATIGDVIGRPVTVVEQTEAESAALLGRHVPQVWVRQIITGWREAVGTTPTISDAYPRLTGRPARTFRTWVEDHAALFR; encoded by the coding sequence ATGTCGGTCCTGGTGGTCGGAGCCAGCGGAGCGGTCGGGGGCCTCGTGGTCGCCGGCCTCCTGGAGCGGGGCGAGCAGGTGCGGGCGACCAGCCGCGACCCGCGCCGGCTCGCGCTGCCGCCGCACGTCGGGACGTTCACCGCTGACCTCGACGACCCCGCCTCGTTCGGCCCCGCCCTGGAGGGGGTCGAGCGCGTGTTCCTCTACGCCGACCTGCACGACCCCGAGGCGCTGGTCGCGCAGCTCGCGCGGGCGGGCGTGCGCCACGTCGTGCTGCTCTCGTCCTCCGCGGTCACCGAGCCCGGCGCCGAGGAGGACTACAACGGGTCCCGGTTCCTGCGCGTCGAGCGCGCGATCGACGCGGCCGGCCTCGACCGCACGTTCCTGCGCCCCGGCGGGTTCGCCGGCAACGCCGCCCGGTGGAGCTGGGGCGTGCGGGCCGACAGCGCGGTGCCGCTCCCCTACCCCGAGGCGGTGCAGGCCCCGGTCCACGAGGCCGACATCGCCGACGTCGCGGTGCTGGCGCTGACCGGCGACACGCTGGTCGGCGCGGCACCCGTCCTCACCGGCCCCGAGCGGCTCACCCTGCGCGAGCAGGTCGCGACCATCGGCGACGTCATCGGCCGCCCCGTGACGGTGGTCGAGCAGACCGAGGCCGAGTCCGCCGCGCTGCTCGGCCGGCACGTGCCGCAGGTGTGGGTCCGCCAGATCATCACGGGCTGGCGCGAGGCCGTCGGCACCACGCCCACGATCTCGGACGCGTACCCGCGCCTCACCGGCCGGCCGGCCCGCACGTTCCGGACCTGGGTGGAGGACCACGCGGCGCTGTTCCGCTGA
- a CDS encoding TetR/AcrR family transcriptional regulator, whose translation MPPSAEPVSRRDRPAKPPLSRRSILDAALALIRERGVEAVTLRDVAAAVQTGPASLYAYFAHRDELLEHALDEVYGSVRLVGVGDVADGDWRAALAATIVRTIDALESYPGIGVVALGTTPTHPGALRLAEHELALLEAGGVPDADAALAIDLIAQFAAVTAVERTVRRRSGSGADAPGADAAALGEHADADRFPRVRRLVPALTGPDERRRRDFSIGVIIAGLEATTRA comes from the coding sequence GTGCCACCGTCCGCCGAACCCGTGTCGCGCCGGGACCGCCCCGCCAAGCCGCCGCTGTCGCGCCGCTCGATCCTCGACGCGGCCCTGGCCCTCATCCGCGAGCGCGGCGTCGAGGCGGTGACCCTCCGGGACGTCGCGGCGGCCGTGCAGACCGGGCCGGCGTCGCTGTACGCGTACTTCGCCCACCGGGACGAGCTGCTGGAGCACGCGCTCGACGAGGTCTACGGGAGCGTCCGGCTGGTCGGCGTGGGCGATGTCGCCGACGGGGACTGGCGTGCCGCGCTCGCGGCCACGATCGTCCGCACGATCGACGCCCTGGAGTCGTACCCGGGCATCGGCGTCGTGGCGCTGGGGACCACCCCCACGCACCCGGGCGCGCTGCGGCTGGCCGAGCACGAGCTGGCGCTGCTGGAGGCCGGCGGCGTCCCCGACGCGGACGCCGCGCTCGCGATCGACCTCATCGCCCAGTTCGCGGCCGTCACCGCCGTCGAGCGCACGGTGCGCCGCCGCAGCGGGTCCGGCGCCGACGCCCCCGGTGCGGACGCGGCCGCGCTCGGTGAGCACGCCGACGCGGACCGGTTCCCGCGGGTCAGGCGGCTGGTGCCGGCGCTCACCGGGCCGGACGAGCGCCGCCGCCGCGACTTCTCCATCGGTGTGATCATCGCGGGCCTCGAGGCGACGACGCGCGCCTGA
- a CDS encoding helix-turn-helix transcriptional regulator yields MSVSRQPTPGWAELLESEARGAAGASAGARVGGAFLIEHAAVSPDHAHRHGHLVHAASGVLSLTTGEGTWIAPATRFAWVPAGSVHRHRAHGRTDMRIVYLDDALAAELPAGPAVLVASPLAREAVLAATSAQPRSAAAVAHLLRVVVDEATAAPEQPLHLPEPSDPRLRTVARLVERDLATPLSLQEVAEATGVGARTLSRLFRAETGMGYRQWRLQLRVHRALVLLAGGAGVTDTAAACGWATTSQFIEQFTPLVGTTPGRYRAGGGAR; encoded by the coding sequence ATGTCTGTTTCTCGCCAACCCACCCCGGGGTGGGCGGAGCTGCTGGAGTCCGAGGCGCGCGGCGCGGCCGGGGCATCGGCCGGCGCGCGGGTCGGCGGGGCGTTCCTCATCGAGCACGCGGCCGTGTCGCCGGACCACGCCCACCGCCACGGCCACCTCGTGCACGCCGCCTCCGGCGTGCTGTCCCTGACGACCGGCGAGGGGACGTGGATCGCGCCGGCGACCCGGTTCGCGTGGGTGCCCGCGGGCTCCGTGCACCGCCACCGTGCGCACGGGCGCACCGACATGCGCATCGTGTACCTCGACGACGCCCTGGCCGCCGAGCTCCCCGCCGGTCCCGCGGTGCTCGTGGCGTCCCCGCTCGCCCGGGAGGCCGTGCTCGCGGCGACGTCCGCGCAGCCCCGGTCCGCCGCCGCGGTGGCGCACCTCCTGCGGGTCGTCGTCGACGAGGCCACCGCCGCCCCCGAGCAGCCCCTGCACCTCCCGGAGCCCAGCGACCCGCGCCTGCGGACGGTCGCGCGGCTCGTCGAGCGCGACCTCGCCACCCCGCTGTCGCTGCAGGAGGTCGCCGAGGCGACCGGCGTCGGGGCGCGGACCCTCAGCCGGCTGTTCCGCGCGGAGACCGGGATGGGCTACCGGCAGTGGCGGCTGCAGCTCCGCGTCCACCGCGCCCTCGTGCTCCTCGCCGGCGGCGCGGGCGTCACCGACACCGCGGCGGCGTGCGGCTGGGCGACGACGAGCCAGTTCATCGAGCAGTTCACGCCCCTCGTCGGCACGACGCCGGGGCGCTACCGGGCGGGCGGCGGCGCGCGCTGA
- a CDS encoding universal stress protein: protein MSLRSIVVGVDGRERSSRALAFSLGLAERESATLHVCYVRPFVHWSSFALTSMSMFCWDVGGLLRVSGEEVADEVAAEVSDAFRRTGVRGRLFLPAGDIVGELAELARAQQADLVVVGRSRRLGAGRSSAARRLTDGFRRGLLIAS from the coding sequence ATGAGCCTGCGCTCCATCGTCGTCGGGGTCGACGGGCGCGAGCGGTCGTCCCGGGCGCTGGCCTTCAGCCTCGGGCTCGCCGAGCGGGAGTCCGCGACGCTCCACGTCTGCTACGTGCGCCCCTTCGTGCACTGGTCGTCGTTCGCTCTGACGTCGATGTCGATGTTCTGCTGGGACGTCGGCGGCCTGCTCCGCGTCTCCGGCGAGGAGGTCGCCGACGAGGTGGCCGCCGAGGTGTCCGACGCGTTCCGCCGCACGGGCGTCCGCGGCCGGCTGTTCCTCCCGGCCGGCGACATCGTGGGCGAGCTCGCGGAGCTCGCGCGGGCGCAGCAGGCCGACCTGGTCGTCGTCGGGCGGTCCCGGCGCCTCGGGGCGGGCCGGTCCTCCGCCGCCCGGCGGCTCACCGACGGGTTCCGGCGCGGGCTGCTCATCGCGTCGTAG
- a CDS encoding TetR/AcrR family transcriptional regulator yields the protein MTTDAPPVRRPRADAERNRRRVLDAASRVFAEHGPAATLGDVAQAAGVGIATVYRNYPDREALLDALFADKIDTVLRVAVEAAELPDPGEAFRTYLMGIIEVHAQDRSLATVLFGPGRFDRFPPDLSDLLATTADGLIDAAVAAGELRAGFTRQDTVALAVMVSGIAPAIRDVDPALWRRYAALVVDGTRPSASPEPLAPEPPAFRAVAEAMGRTLERP from the coding sequence ATGACCACCGACGCCCCTCCCGTCCGCCGGCCCCGGGCCGACGCCGAGCGCAACCGCAGGCGGGTGCTCGACGCGGCGTCCCGGGTGTTCGCGGAGCACGGTCCGGCGGCGACGCTCGGCGACGTCGCCCAGGCGGCCGGCGTTGGCATCGCCACGGTGTACCGCAACTACCCCGACCGCGAGGCCCTGCTGGACGCCCTGTTCGCGGACAAGATCGACACGGTGCTGCGGGTCGCCGTCGAGGCGGCCGAGCTGCCGGACCCGGGCGAGGCGTTCCGGACGTACCTCATGGGCATCATCGAGGTGCACGCGCAGGACCGCAGCCTCGCGACCGTCCTGTTCGGGCCTGGCCGCTTCGACCGCTTCCCGCCCGACCTCAGCGACCTCCTCGCCACCACCGCCGACGGCCTGATCGACGCCGCCGTGGCCGCCGGCGAGCTCCGCGCCGGGTTCACCCGGCAGGACACCGTCGCCCTGGCCGTCATGGTCAGCGGCATCGCCCCCGCGATCCGCGACGTCGACCCCGCGCTGTGGCGCCGCTACGCCGCGCTCGTCGTCGACGGCACCCGCCCCAGCGCCTCACCCGAGCCGCTCGCCCCCGAGCCGCCGGCGTTCCGCGCGGTCGCCGAGGCCATGGGCCGCACCCTCGAGAGGCCGTGA
- a CDS encoding SDR family NAD(P)-dependent oxidoreductase: MPVIVIVGYGPGNGHALAERFGREGWSVALVGRTASRLEDGVARLAASGTSAHAFVADASDPAAVRDVVRRVREQLGPVTSVALTAFRSVPVPDVLVAEPEVVAHVFDIGVTGLLATVQAALGDLRAAGTGSVLVVNGALGQHDDAVDAFLTTVGGDGVALECAAKTKLVGLLAARLRADGVYVGEVVINGSVAGSPYAGPTAIDPADIADRLWAMAAERTEVHVHVAEQRA, from the coding sequence ATGCCTGTCATCGTCATCGTCGGGTACGGACCCGGTAACGGCCACGCCCTCGCGGAGCGCTTCGGGCGCGAGGGGTGGTCGGTCGCCCTCGTCGGCCGTACGGCCTCGCGCCTGGAGGACGGCGTGGCGCGCCTCGCCGCGTCGGGGACCTCCGCCCACGCGTTCGTCGCCGACGCGAGCGACCCCGCGGCCGTCCGGGACGTCGTCCGGCGCGTCCGGGAGCAGCTCGGCCCGGTCACGTCCGTCGCGCTCACCGCCTTCCGCAGCGTCCCCGTCCCCGACGTCCTGGTGGCCGAGCCCGAGGTCGTCGCGCACGTGTTCGACATCGGCGTGACCGGCCTCCTCGCCACGGTGCAGGCGGCGCTGGGCGACCTGCGGGCGGCCGGCACCGGATCGGTCCTGGTCGTCAACGGCGCCCTCGGGCAGCACGACGACGCGGTCGACGCGTTCTTGACCACCGTCGGCGGCGACGGGGTGGCGCTCGAGTGCGCCGCGAAGACCAAGCTGGTCGGGCTGCTCGCGGCCCGGCTGCGCGCCGACGGCGTGTACGTGGGCGAGGTCGTCATCAACGGCTCGGTCGCGGGCTCCCCGTACGCGGGCCCGACGGCGATCGACCCCGCGGACATCGCGGACCGGCTCTGGGCGATGGCCGCCGAGCGCACCGAGGTGCACGTGCACGTCGCGGAGCAGCGCGCCTGA
- a CDS encoding TetR/AcrR family transcriptional regulator — protein MTPLRSDAARSRERILAAAAGCHRADLRLNEVARAAGVGVGTVYRHFPTVDALVEALTAGTVEQALDAARTALRTEDAGAAFHGFLSAMLDLLLADDGLQPVLLAADGSSSEVGRAKAELTETAATLLDRAQRAGAARAELTLGQLMHLVCGIEHVVRLGTPEDRATVTAVLRAGLRPD, from the coding sequence ATGACGCCCCTCCGGTCCGACGCCGCCCGCAGCCGCGAGCGCATCCTCGCCGCGGCCGCGGGCTGCCACCGGGCCGACCTGCGTCTCAACGAGGTGGCCCGCGCCGCCGGGGTCGGCGTCGGCACCGTGTACCGGCACTTCCCCACCGTGGACGCGCTCGTCGAGGCGCTGACCGCCGGCACCGTCGAGCAGGCCCTCGACGCCGCCCGCACCGCGCTGCGCACCGAGGACGCCGGGGCCGCGTTCCACGGCTTCCTGTCCGCGATGCTCGACCTGCTGCTCGCCGACGACGGCCTGCAGCCCGTGCTGCTCGCCGCGGACGGCTCCTCCTCCGAGGTCGGCCGCGCCAAGGCCGAGCTCACGGAGACGGCCGCGACCCTGCTCGACCGCGCCCAGCGCGCCGGGGCGGCCCGGGCGGAGCTGACCCTGGGGCAGCTCATGCACCTGGTGTGCGGCATCGAGCACGTCGTCCGCCTCGGCACGCCCGAGGACCGGGCGACGGTCACGGCGGTGCTCCGCGCGGGGCTGCGGCCGGACTGA
- a CDS encoding SDR family NAD(P)-dependent oxidoreductase, whose translation MTTQTRTDDADRTDRTDRTDRTATPGTTGRTAWDPLRLPRQDGRTLVVTGATAGIGYFAAEQLAAAGADVVLASRSAARLAHARDTILARTPDAHVRTVVLELGSLDAVDDAAAELAALPRLDGVFLNGGAMSMRSGARTADGLPLLLGTHVVGHARLLAGILPLLAATAAAHGGESRVVHASTGFVRRFRPGFDDVARVPRLGIVAYAKAKAVTEVLAFELDRRLRAAGRPVASVVTHPGVGVDARTPERPGIRDRSTPYRRNPYTPWAQGKDAAAWPGVRALTDPGVRGGEYYAPAEGTRGVPALLPVPVRTAEPGDDAARRVWAEVESLAGVELRV comes from the coding sequence ATGACCACGCAGACCCGCACCGACGACGCCGACCGCACGGACCGCACGGACCGCACCGACCGCACCGCCACCCCGGGGACGACCGGGCGCACCGCCTGGGACCCGCTCCGCCTGCCTCGCCAGGACGGCCGGACGCTGGTGGTCACCGGCGCGACCGCCGGGATCGGGTACTTCGCCGCCGAGCAGCTCGCGGCGGCGGGCGCCGACGTCGTGCTCGCCTCCCGGTCGGCCGCCAGGCTGGCCCACGCGCGCGACACGATCCTCGCCCGCACCCCGGACGCCCACGTGCGGACGGTCGTCCTGGAGCTCGGCTCGCTGGACGCCGTCGACGACGCGGCCGCGGAGCTGGCGGCGCTGCCCCGCCTGGACGGCGTGTTCCTCAACGGCGGCGCCATGTCGATGCGGTCGGGCGCCCGTACGGCGGACGGCCTGCCGCTGCTGCTCGGCACCCACGTGGTCGGGCACGCGCGGCTGCTCGCCGGGATCCTGCCGTTGCTCGCCGCCACCGCCGCGGCCCACGGCGGCGAGAGCCGGGTCGTCCACGCGTCCACCGGCTTCGTCCGCCGGTTCCGCCCCGGGTTCGACGACGTCGCCCGGGTGCCGCGGCTCGGCATCGTGGCGTACGCGAAGGCCAAGGCCGTCACGGAGGTGCTCGCGTTCGAGCTGGACCGCCGGCTGCGCGCCGCCGGACGGCCCGTCGCGTCGGTGGTCACGCACCCCGGCGTCGGCGTCGACGCCCGCACCCCCGAGCGCCCGGGGATCCGCGACCGGTCCACCCCGTACCGGCGCAACCCGTACACGCCCTGGGCGCAGGGCAAGGACGCCGCGGCCTGGCCCGGCGTGCGCGCGCTGACCGACCCCGGCGTCCGCGGCGGGGAGTACTACGCGCCGGCCGAGGGGACGCGCGGCGTGCCGGCGCTGCTCCCCGTCCCCGTGCGGACCGCCGAGCCGGGGGACGACGCGGCGCGGCGCGTGTGGGCGGAGGTCGAGTCGCTCGCGGGGGTCGAGCTGCGCGTGTGA
- a CDS encoding amidohydrolase, with protein MSVTQPPPVHRAPDDVRAAVLASRADWEHAVLGLSARIHATPEPAFEEHGAAAAVAGVLRDAGFATTVGAYGLGTAVEATCGTGDVTVAVCAEYDALPGMGHACGHNLIAAAGVGAALALAHVADRTGLRVKLLGTPAEEHGGGKVLLLDAGAWEDVDFSLMVHPGPGHDVRCADVRTQAAARFDVTFRGRGGHAGAANPGGANAAGAATIGLVALGLLRQHLPDGTRANAYVADGGEATNIIPAAATVRAEVRGDTLAAVEDARRRVLACFEGGAVASGCTWSWTDAEPTYADVVQDPLLARAWDRNLAALGRSPQAYAGPAGGSTDMGTVSHAVPAIHPLVAIEGCDSAPHTPEFAEDTIGPAAERAAVDGALAMALTAVDTVAALRAGERLGTPPPGR; from the coding sequence ATGTCCGTCACCCAGCCCCCGCCCGTCCACCGCGCCCCCGACGACGTGCGCGCCGCCGTCCTCGCCTCACGCGCCGACTGGGAGCACGCCGTGCTCGGGCTGAGCGCCCGGATCCACGCCACCCCCGAGCCGGCGTTCGAGGAGCACGGCGCCGCCGCGGCGGTCGCCGGCGTCCTGCGCGACGCCGGCTTCGCGACCACCGTCGGCGCCTACGGGCTCGGGACGGCCGTGGAGGCGACCTGCGGGACGGGCGACGTCACGGTCGCCGTGTGCGCCGAGTACGACGCGCTGCCCGGCATGGGGCACGCGTGCGGGCACAACCTCATCGCGGCGGCCGGGGTCGGCGCCGCGCTCGCCCTGGCCCACGTCGCGGACCGCACCGGCCTGCGGGTGAAGCTGCTCGGCACCCCGGCGGAGGAGCACGGCGGCGGCAAGGTCCTGCTGCTCGACGCCGGCGCCTGGGAGGACGTCGACTTCAGCCTGATGGTCCACCCCGGCCCGGGGCACGACGTGCGCTGCGCCGACGTGCGCACCCAGGCCGCCGCGCGCTTCGACGTGACGTTCCGGGGACGCGGCGGGCACGCCGGCGCGGCGAACCCCGGCGGGGCCAACGCCGCCGGCGCCGCCACGATCGGCCTCGTCGCCCTGGGCCTCCTGCGCCAGCACCTGCCCGACGGCACCCGCGCGAACGCGTACGTGGCCGACGGCGGCGAGGCGACCAACATCATCCCGGCGGCCGCGACCGTGCGCGCCGAGGTGCGCGGCGACACGCTCGCGGCCGTCGAGGACGCCCGACGTCGAGTCCTCGCGTGCTTCGAGGGCGGCGCCGTCGCCTCCGGGTGCACCTGGTCCTGGACCGACGCCGAGCCCACCTACGCGGACGTCGTGCAGGACCCCCTGCTCGCCCGGGCGTGGGACCGCAACCTCGCCGCCCTGGGCCGCTCCCCGCAGGCGTACGCCGGGCCCGCGGGCGGGTCCACCGACATGGGCACGGTGTCCCACGCCGTGCCCGCCATCCACCCGCTCGTCGCGATCGAGGGCTGCGACTCGGCGCCGCACACCCCCGAGTTCGCGGAGGACACGATCGGCCCGGCCGCCGAGCGCGCCGCCGTCGACGGTGCCCTGGCGATGGCGCTGACCGCGGTGGACACGGTGGCGGCGCTGCGGGCCGGGGAGCGGCTGGGGACGCCGCCGCCCGGGAGGTAG
- a CDS encoding Lrp/AsnC family transcriptional regulator, translating to MTATRSPVQGRSLDEVDRRMIHALQISPRARWAALAPVVGVDAVTLARRWERLAGEGVAWVAGLPGSAARGPAAILEVEAQPGATPQIADALAADAESFTVDHTAGGRDLLVLVGAPDLTALGDYVIGRMRGLDGVRATRTHLLSSPFTDAGQWRLGALSPEEAAAVGRTVPAPGAARLRVDPQLEEALLTVLGRDGRATVATIARTLDVGQRRVRESLAALTARRRLEVRTEIARAYSGWPVHAWYFLRVPASLTERVGAALTRLGEVRLAVSTIGPYNLVLSVWMRTLADVQRLEVAIGKRVPDVSIADRSVVLRSLKKEGRVLDGHGHATGTFVPLPTDFARDDAD from the coding sequence ATGACGGCCACCCGCAGCCCGGTGCAGGGACGCAGCCTCGACGAGGTCGACCGGCGCATGATCCACGCTCTGCAGATCAGCCCGCGTGCGCGCTGGGCCGCGCTGGCGCCCGTCGTCGGCGTGGACGCGGTCACGCTCGCGCGGCGCTGGGAGCGGCTCGCGGGCGAGGGGGTGGCGTGGGTGGCGGGGCTCCCGGGCTCGGCGGCCCGCGGCCCGGCGGCGATCCTCGAGGTGGAGGCGCAGCCCGGTGCCACGCCGCAGATCGCGGACGCGCTCGCCGCGGACGCCGAGTCGTTCACCGTCGACCACACCGCCGGCGGCCGGGACCTCCTCGTCCTGGTCGGCGCCCCCGACCTGACCGCGCTGGGCGACTACGTCATCGGGCGGATGCGGGGGCTGGACGGGGTGCGGGCCACCCGCACGCACCTGCTCTCCTCGCCGTTCACCGACGCGGGGCAGTGGCGCCTGGGAGCGCTGTCCCCGGAGGAGGCGGCGGCGGTGGGCCGCACGGTGCCGGCGCCGGGTGCGGCCCGGCTGCGCGTCGACCCGCAGCTGGAGGAGGCGCTGCTCACGGTGCTCGGCCGGGACGGCCGCGCGACGGTGGCGACGATCGCCCGGACGCTCGACGTGGGGCAGCGCCGGGTCCGCGAGTCGCTGGCGGCGCTGACCGCGCGCCGGCGCCTGGAGGTGCGCACCGAGATCGCGCGGGCGTACTCGGGGTGGCCGGTGCACGCGTGGTACTTCCTGCGGGTGCCGGCGTCGCTGACGGAGCGGGTCGGCGCGGCGCTCACCCGGCTCGGGGAGGTGCGCCTGGCCGTGTCGACGATCGGCCCGTACAACCTGGTGCTCTCCGTGTGGATGCGGACGCTCGCCGACGTCCAGCGGCTCGAGGTGGCCATCGGCAAGCGGGTGCCGGACGTGTCGATCGCCGACCGCTCCGTCGTCCTGCGCAGCCTGAAGAAGGAGGGCCGGGTGCTCGACGGGCACGGGCACGCGACCGGCACCTTCGTCCCCCTGCCGACCGACTTCGCGCGCGACGACGCCGACTGA
- a CDS encoding L-serine ammonia-lyase has protein sequence METQQTVGVFDLFTIGIGPSSSHTVGPMKAAADFARRLADAGALEQVHTLRVDVLGSLAATGAGHGTFTAILLGLAGALPDRVLPDEAEALLDRITRTGTVDLDGRHPVPCRVEDFVLRPLTVHPRHPNALSFAASDAQGRELAAGTYFSVGGGFVVREGEDAAGDAADGTDAAPLPLPFRTGAELLAVCGSTGLAVSEVMRTNERARRSDDEISRGLRHIWEVMEACVRSAVAREGVLPGGLGVRRRAGEWAARLEREDPHHDEAHWQQRVNLVALAVNEENASGGRVVTAPTNGAAGVVPAVLSYALDYTPAGRADRDDVVERFLLAAAAVGTLYKANASISGAEVGCQGEVGSASSMAAAGLAEVLGGTPRQVENAAEIAMEHNLGLTCDPIGGLVQIPCIERNAIAAAKAVNAARMALWGDGDHRVSLDQVIATMRETGADMSHKYKETALGGLAVNVVEC, from the coding sequence ATGGAGACGCAGCAGACCGTCGGGGTCTTCGACCTGTTCACGATCGGCATCGGCCCGTCCAGCTCGCACACGGTCGGTCCCATGAAGGCGGCCGCCGACTTCGCGCGGCGCCTGGCGGACGCGGGGGCCCTGGAACAGGTGCACACGCTGCGGGTCGACGTCTTGGGCTCCCTCGCCGCCACCGGCGCGGGGCACGGGACGTTCACCGCGATCCTCCTGGGGCTCGCCGGCGCCCTGCCGGACCGGGTCCTCCCCGACGAGGCCGAGGCCCTGCTCGACCGGATCACGCGCACCGGCACGGTCGACCTCGACGGGCGGCACCCGGTGCCGTGCCGGGTCGAGGACTTCGTGCTCCGCCCGCTCACGGTGCACCCCCGGCACCCCAACGCGCTGTCGTTCGCCGCGTCCGACGCGCAGGGCCGCGAGCTCGCCGCCGGGACGTACTTCTCGGTGGGCGGCGGCTTCGTCGTGCGCGAGGGGGAGGACGCCGCCGGCGACGCGGCGGACGGCACCGACGCCGCGCCCCTCCCGCTGCCGTTCCGCACGGGCGCCGAGCTGCTCGCGGTGTGCGGGTCGACGGGGCTCGCCGTGAGCGAGGTGATGCGCACCAACGAGCGCGCGCGCCGCTCCGACGACGAGATCTCGCGGGGCCTGCGGCACATCTGGGAGGTCATGGAGGCGTGCGTGCGCTCGGCGGTCGCCCGCGAGGGCGTGCTGCCGGGCGGCCTGGGCGTGCGCCGACGGGCGGGGGAGTGGGCCGCGCGGCTCGAGCGGGAGGACCCGCACCACGACGAGGCGCACTGGCAGCAGCGCGTGAACCTGGTGGCGCTCGCGGTCAACGAGGAGAACGCCAGCGGCGGCCGCGTCGTGACCGCACCGACCAACGGCGCCGCCGGGGTCGTGCCCGCGGTGCTGTCGTACGCGCTGGACTACACCCCGGCGGGTCGCGCCGACCGGGACGACGTGGTCGAGCGCTTCCTGCTCGCCGCGGCGGCGGTCGGCACGCTGTACAAGGCGAACGCGTCGATCTCGGGCGCCGAGGTCGGGTGCCAGGGCGAGGTGGGGTCCGCGTCGTCGATGGCGGCCGCGGGGCTCGCGGAGGTCCTCGGCGGCACGCCGCGGCAGGTGGAGAACGCCGCCGAGATCGCCATGGAGCACAACCTGGGCCTGACGTGCGACCCGATCGGCGGGCTGGTCCAGATCCCGTGCATCGAGCGGAACGCGATCGCGGCGGCCAAGGCGGTCAACGCGGCGCGGATGGCGCTCTGGGGCGACGGCGACCACCGGGTCTCGCTCGACCAGGTGATCGCGACCATGCGCGAGACCGGGGCGGACATGAGCCACAAGTACAAGGAGACCGCGCTGGGCGGTCTCGCCGTCAACGTCGTGGAGTGCTGA